A window from Dermacentor albipictus isolate Rhodes 1998 colony chromosome 10, USDA_Dalb.pri_finalv2, whole genome shotgun sequence encodes these proteins:
- the LOC135921704 gene encoding ras-related and estrogen-regulated growth inhibitor-like protein isoform X1 — translation MTNRVNRIKVAVLGGPRSGKSAVTVRYLTKRYIGEYSSSKDMLYRHNVTFDNVATDVEILDSSCCMVTGCLYDHITWADAFVLVYSICERSSFDHARALLETLVAVRGARSAPMILLGNKRDLEHCRQVGVDDGHEASLHFHCQFYEVSAAENYVGVSLAFQSLIRETRALQALRTLPIRRKAGAAMTVSKMIGIVFGKSHKSNRNGKKRPSLSI, via the exons ctGTCACGGTGCGATACCTCACAAAGCGGTACATAGGAGAATACAGCTCAAGCAAAG ACATGCTGTACCGGCACAACGTGACATTTGACAACGTGGCGACAGACGTCGAAATACTGGACTCGTCGTGCTGCATG GTGACGGGCTGCCTGTACGACCACATCACGTGGGCCGACGCGTTCGTGCTGGTGTACAGCATCTGCGAGCGGTCCAGCTTCGACCATGCGCGAGCCCTCCTCGAGACCCTTGTGGCGGTTCGAGGGGCCCGCTCAGCGCCCATGATTCTGCTCGGCAACAAGCGAGACCTGGAGCACTGCCGCCAAGTGGGCGTCGATGACGGCCACGAGGCGTCGCTTCATTTCCACTGCCAG TTCTACGAGGTGTCGGCGGCCGAGAACTACGTGGGCGTATCGCTGGCCTTCCAGAGCTTGATCCGCGAAACGAGAGCCTTGCAGGCACTCAGGACTCTGCCAATACGCCGCAAGGCGGGCGCCGCCATGACAGTGTCGAAGATGATCGGCATCGTATTCGGCAAGTCGCACAAGTCCAACCGAAACGGAAAGAAGAGGCCCTCTTTGTCCATTTGA
- the LOC135921704 gene encoding ras-related and estrogen-regulated growth inhibitor-like protein isoform X2 yields MLYRHNVTFDNVATDVEILDSSCCMVTGCLYDHITWADAFVLVYSICERSSFDHARALLETLVAVRGARSAPMILLGNKRDLEHCRQVGVDDGHEASLHFHCQFYEVSAAENYVGVSLAFQSLIRETRALQALRTLPIRRKAGAAMTVSKMIGIVFGKSHKSNRNGKKRPSLSI; encoded by the exons ATGCTGTACCGGCACAACGTGACATTTGACAACGTGGCGACAGACGTCGAAATACTGGACTCGTCGTGCTGCATG GTGACGGGCTGCCTGTACGACCACATCACGTGGGCCGACGCGTTCGTGCTGGTGTACAGCATCTGCGAGCGGTCCAGCTTCGACCATGCGCGAGCCCTCCTCGAGACCCTTGTGGCGGTTCGAGGGGCCCGCTCAGCGCCCATGATTCTGCTCGGCAACAAGCGAGACCTGGAGCACTGCCGCCAAGTGGGCGTCGATGACGGCCACGAGGCGTCGCTTCATTTCCACTGCCAG TTCTACGAGGTGTCGGCGGCCGAGAACTACGTGGGCGTATCGCTGGCCTTCCAGAGCTTGATCCGCGAAACGAGAGCCTTGCAGGCACTCAGGACTCTGCCAATACGCCGCAAGGCGGGCGCCGCCATGACAGTGTCGAAGATGATCGGCATCGTATTCGGCAAGTCGCACAAGTCCAACCGAAACGGAAAGAAGAGGCCCTCTTTGTCCATTTGA